In one Cronobacter dublinensis subsp. dublinensis LMG 23823 genomic region, the following are encoded:
- the ssuC gene encoding aliphatic sulfonate ABC transporter permease SsuC, producing MASASQKWLRRAAPWALPVGVIVVWQLASQAGWLSTRILPSPESVVEAFWRLTASGELWQHLAISSWRALVGFSIGGLIGLALGLISGLSRWGERLLDSSIQMLRNVPHLALIPLVILWFGIDESAKIFLVALGTLFPIYINTWHGIRNIDSGLLEMARSYGLSGFSLFRQVILPGALPSIMVGVRFALGLMWLTLIVAETISANSGIGYLAMNAREFLQTDVVVVAIILYALLGKLADLSARALERVWLRWHPAYQLKEANA from the coding sequence ATGGCAAGCGCTTCGCAAAAATGGCTCCGCCGCGCCGCGCCGTGGGCGCTGCCCGTAGGCGTGATTGTCGTCTGGCAGCTCGCCTCGCAGGCGGGCTGGCTCTCGACGCGTATTCTGCCGTCGCCGGAAAGCGTGGTTGAGGCCTTCTGGCGGCTGACCGCCAGCGGCGAGCTCTGGCAGCATCTGGCCATCAGCAGCTGGCGCGCGCTGGTGGGCTTTTCCATCGGCGGGCTGATAGGCCTGGCGCTTGGGCTTATCAGCGGCCTGTCGCGCTGGGGCGAGCGGCTGCTCGACAGCTCCATCCAGATGCTGCGCAACGTGCCGCATCTGGCGTTGATCCCGCTGGTGATTTTGTGGTTCGGCATCGACGAGAGCGCCAAAATTTTTCTGGTGGCGCTGGGTACGCTGTTTCCGATTTACATCAATACCTGGCATGGCATCCGCAATATTGACAGCGGCCTGCTGGAGATGGCGCGCAGCTACGGGCTTTCCGGCTTCAGCCTGTTCCGGCAGGTGATTCTGCCGGGTGCCCTGCCCTCGATTATGGTTGGCGTGCGCTTCGCGCTCGGCCTGATGTGGCTGACGCTTATTGTCGCGGAAACTATTTCGGCGAACTCCGGCATTGGCTATCTCGCGATGAACGCGCGTGAATTTTTGCAAACCGACGTGGTGGTGGTGGCGATTATTCTCTACGCCCTGCTCGGCAAGCTGGCGGATCTCAGCGCCCGCGCGCTGGAACGCGTCTGGCTGCGCTGGCATCCTGCGTATCAGCTAAAGGAGGCGAACGCATGA
- a CDS encoding amino acid aminotransferase encodes MFENITAAPADPILGLADLFRADDRPTKINLGIGVYKDETGKTPVLTSVKKAEQYLLENETTKNYLGIDGIPEFGRCTQELLFGKASPVISDKRARTAQTPGGTGALRVAADFLAKNTDVKRVWVSNPSWPNHKGVFNSAGLEVREYAYYDAANHTLDFDGLLNSLQEAQAGDVVLFHGCCHNPTGIDPTLEQWEQLAKLSVEKGWLPLFDFAYQGFARGLEEDAEGLRAFVALHKELIVASSFSKNFGLYNERVGACTLVAADADAADRAFSQMKSCIRANYSNPPAHGASVVATILNNDALRTIWEQELTDMRQRIQRMRQLFVNTLAEKGADRDFSFITKQNGMFSFSGLTKEQVLRLREEFGVYAVASGRVNVAGMTPDNMAPLCEAIVAVL; translated from the coding sequence ATGTTTGAGAACATTACCGCCGCCCCAGCCGACCCGATCCTTGGTCTGGCCGATCTGTTTCGTGCCGACGACCGCCCGACCAAAATTAACTTAGGCATTGGTGTTTACAAGGATGAAACCGGTAAGACCCCGGTTCTGACCAGCGTTAAAAAAGCAGAACAATATCTGCTGGAAAATGAAACCACCAAAAACTACCTCGGCATTGACGGTATTCCCGAGTTCGGTCGCTGCACGCAGGAGCTGCTGTTCGGTAAAGCAAGCCCGGTTATCAGCGACAAACGCGCCCGCACCGCGCAAACTCCAGGCGGCACCGGCGCGCTGCGCGTCGCGGCGGATTTCCTCGCGAAAAACACCGACGTGAAGCGCGTCTGGGTCTCTAACCCGAGCTGGCCGAACCACAAAGGCGTGTTTAATTCCGCCGGTCTGGAAGTGCGTGAATATGCCTATTACGACGCAGCGAACCACACCCTCGATTTCGACGGTCTGTTAAACAGCCTGCAGGAAGCCCAGGCAGGCGATGTGGTGCTGTTCCACGGCTGCTGCCACAACCCGACCGGCATCGACCCGACGCTTGAGCAATGGGAACAGCTGGCGAAGCTGTCCGTTGAGAAAGGCTGGCTGCCGCTGTTCGACTTCGCCTATCAGGGCTTCGCCCGCGGTCTGGAAGAAGACGCCGAAGGCCTGCGCGCGTTCGTCGCCCTTCATAAAGAACTTATTGTCGCAAGTTCGTTCTCCAAGAACTTCGGCCTGTACAACGAGCGCGTGGGCGCCTGTACGCTGGTGGCGGCGGATGCCGATGCCGCAGACCGCGCGTTCAGCCAGATGAAATCCTGCATTCGCGCCAACTACTCCAACCCGCCGGCGCACGGCGCGTCCGTGGTCGCGACCATTCTCAACAATGACGCGCTGCGTACCATCTGGGAACAGGAGCTGACCGATATGCGCCAGCGCATCCAGCGTATGCGTCAGCTGTTTGTGAACACCCTGGCCGAGAAAGGCGCGGATCGCGACTTCAGCTTCATCACGAAGCAGAACGGCATGTTCTCCTTCAGCGGCCTGACCAAAGAGCAGGTGCTGCGTCTGCGTGAAGAGTTTGGCGTTTACGCCGTCGCGTCAGGCCGTGTCAACGTGGCGGGCATGACGCCGGACAACATGGCGCCGCTGTGCGAAGCTATCGTCGCCGTGCTGTAA
- the pepN gene encoding aminopeptidase N, whose product MTQQPQAKYRHDYRAPDYLITDIDLTFDLDAARTRVTAVSQVNRRVAENAPLRLDGEDLTLISVDVDGNPWPHHRLEEGALVLENLPERFTLKIVNDIHPATNTALEGLYQSGVALCTQCEAEGFRHITWYLDRPDVLARFTTKIIADKATYPYLLSNGNRLAQGELDDGRHWMQWEDPFPKPCYLFALVAGDFDVLRDTFTTRSGRDVALELYVDRGNLDRASWAMTSLKNSMKWDEERFGLEYDLDIYMIVAVDFFNMGAMENKGLNVFNSKFVLARAETATDKDYLNIERVIGHEYFHNWTGNRVTCRDWFQLSLKEGLTVFRDQEFSSDLGSRAVNRISNVRTMRAMQFAEDASPMAHPIRPDMVIEMNNFYTLTVYEKGSEVIRMLHTLLGEANFQKGMQLYFERHDGSAATCDDFVQAMEDASNVDLSHFRRWYSQSGTPIVTVQDDYNPQTEQYTLTLSQRTPPTADQPEKLPLHIPFDIELYDNEGNVIPLQKDGHPVHHVLNLTQAEQTFVFDNVYFQPVPSLLREFSAPVKLEYKWSDQQLTFLMRHARNDFSRWDAAQSLLATHIKLNVARYQQQQPLSLPLHVADAFRAILLDETIDPALAAEILTLPSQNEIAELFQTIDPQAIAAVHDALTRTLATELADELLAVYNAHKLTGYRIDHADIGKRALRNTCLHYLAFGDAQLADKLVATQYHDADNMTDALAALAAAVAAQLPGRDALLAEYDDKWHHDGLVMDKWFMLQAMSPEKAVVSKVRALLEHRSFSLGNPNRVRALVGAFATNNPAAFHAEDGSGYRFLVEMLTELNTRNPQVASRLIEPLIRLKRYDVKRQALMRAALEELKALPKLSGDLYEKVSKALA is encoded by the coding sequence ATGACTCAACAGCCACAAGCAAAATACCGCCACGACTACCGTGCGCCGGATTACCTGATTACCGATATTGATCTGACCTTCGACCTCGACGCCGCCAGAACGCGGGTCACGGCAGTGAGTCAGGTCAACCGCCGCGTCGCGGAGAACGCGCCGCTGCGTCTGGACGGCGAAGACCTTACCCTGATTTCGGTCGATGTCGATGGCAATCCCTGGCCGCATCACCGCCTGGAAGAGGGCGCGCTGGTGCTGGAAAACCTGCCGGAGCGCTTTACGCTTAAAATCGTCAACGATATCCATCCGGCGACAAACACGGCGCTTGAAGGGCTGTATCAGTCCGGCGTGGCGCTCTGCACCCAGTGCGAAGCCGAAGGCTTCCGTCATATTACCTGGTACCTGGATCGCCCGGACGTGCTGGCGCGCTTCACCACCAAAATCATCGCCGACAAAGCGACTTATCCGTACCTGCTTTCTAACGGCAACCGCCTGGCGCAGGGCGAGCTGGACGATGGCCGCCACTGGATGCAGTGGGAAGATCCGTTCCCGAAACCGTGTTACCTGTTCGCGCTGGTGGCGGGCGATTTTGACGTGCTGCGCGACACCTTCACTACCCGTTCCGGGCGCGACGTCGCGCTGGAGCTCTACGTCGACCGCGGCAACCTCGACCGCGCCAGCTGGGCGATGACCTCGCTCAAAAACTCCATGAAGTGGGACGAAGAGCGTTTTGGGCTGGAGTACGATCTCGACATCTATATGATTGTCGCCGTCGATTTCTTCAACATGGGCGCGATGGAGAACAAAGGGCTTAACGTCTTTAACTCCAAATTTGTGCTGGCGCGCGCCGAAACCGCCACCGACAAAGACTATCTCAACATCGAGCGCGTTATCGGCCATGAATATTTCCACAACTGGACCGGTAACCGCGTCACCTGCCGCGACTGGTTCCAGCTCAGCCTGAAAGAGGGGCTGACGGTGTTCCGTGACCAGGAGTTCAGCTCTGACCTCGGCTCACGCGCGGTCAACCGCATCAGCAACGTGCGCACCATGCGCGCAATGCAGTTCGCCGAAGACGCAAGCCCGATGGCGCATCCGATTCGCCCGGACATGGTCATTGAGATGAACAACTTCTACACCCTGACCGTGTATGAGAAAGGGTCAGAAGTTATCCGTATGCTCCATACGCTGCTTGGCGAAGCGAATTTCCAAAAGGGCATGCAGCTCTATTTCGAGCGCCACGACGGCAGCGCGGCCACCTGCGACGATTTCGTGCAGGCGATGGAAGACGCGTCGAATGTCGACCTTTCACACTTCCGCCGCTGGTACAGCCAGTCCGGTACGCCGATTGTCACCGTGCAGGATGACTACAATCCACAGACCGAGCAGTACACGCTGACCTTAAGCCAGCGTACGCCGCCGACCGCGGACCAGCCGGAAAAACTGCCGCTGCATATTCCGTTCGACATCGAACTGTATGACAACGAAGGCAACGTCATCCCGCTGCAAAAAGACGGCCATCCGGTACATCACGTGCTGAACCTGACGCAGGCGGAGCAGACGTTCGTTTTCGATAACGTTTACTTCCAGCCGGTGCCGTCGCTGCTGCGTGAATTCTCCGCACCGGTGAAACTGGAATATAAATGGAGCGATCAGCAGTTAACGTTCCTGATGCGTCACGCGCGTAACGATTTCTCGCGCTGGGACGCAGCCCAGAGCCTGCTCGCGACACATATCAAACTCAACGTGGCGCGTTATCAGCAGCAGCAGCCGCTCTCCTTGCCGCTGCATGTGGCGGATGCCTTCCGCGCGATCCTGCTTGATGAAACCATCGATCCGGCGCTGGCGGCGGAGATCCTGACGCTGCCGTCGCAAAATGAAATTGCCGAGCTGTTCCAGACCATCGATCCGCAGGCCATCGCCGCCGTGCACGACGCGCTGACCCGCACGCTCGCCACCGAGCTTGCCGATGAACTGCTGGCGGTTTACAACGCGCATAAACTCACCGGTTACCGTATCGATCACGCGGATATCGGCAAGCGCGCGCTGCGTAACACTTGCCTGCATTATCTGGCGTTCGGCGACGCGCAGCTGGCTGACAAGCTTGTGGCGACGCAGTATCACGACGCCGACAACATGACCGACGCGCTGGCCGCCCTGGCCGCCGCGGTCGCCGCACAGCTGCCGGGCCGCGACGCGCTGCTCGCCGAGTATGACGACAAGTGGCACCACGACGGTCTGGTCATGGACAAGTGGTTTATGCTGCAGGCGATGAGTCCGGAGAAAGCAGTGGTCAGCAAGGTGCGTGCGCTGCTGGAGCACCGCTCGTTCAGCCTCGGCAACCCGAACCGCGTGCGTGCGTTGGTGGGCGCGTTCGCCACCAACAACCCGGCGGCGTTCCATGCCGAAGATGGCAGCGGCTATCGCTTCCTGGTGGAGATGCTGACCGAGCTCAACACCCGCAACCCGCAGGTGGCGTCGCGTCTGATAGAGCCGCTGATCCGTCTGAAGCGTTATGACGTCAAACGTCAGGCGCTGATGCGTGCGGCGCTGGAAGAGTTGAAAGCGCTGCCGAAGCTCTCCGGCGACCTGTACGAGAAGGTCAGCAAAGCGCTGGCGTAA
- the ssuD gene encoding FMNH2-dependent alkanesulfonate monooxygenase: MSLNLFWFLPTHGDGHYLGSDAGARPVDHGYLQQIAQAADRLGFTGVLIPTGRSCEDAWLVAASMIPVTQRLKFLVALRPSVVSPTVAARQAATLDRLSNGRALFNLVTGSDPQELAGDGVFLDHTARYEASAEFTRVWRRLLEGEKVDFEGKYIKVRGAQLLFPPVQQPRPPLYFGGSSDVAQDLAAEQVDLYLTWGEPPELVKEKIAQVRAKAAAHGRTVRFGIRLHVIVRETSDEAWQAADRLIAHLDDETIAKAQAAFARQDSVGQQRMAALHGGRRDQLEISPNLWAGVGLVRGGAGTALVGDGPTVAARINEYAALGIDSFILSGYPHLEEAYRVGELLFPHLDVAIPEVPQPRVLAAQGEAVANEFIPRRVAQS, encoded by the coding sequence ATGAGTCTGAATCTGTTCTGGTTTTTACCGACCCACGGCGATGGCCACTATCTTGGCAGCGACGCGGGTGCCCGCCCGGTGGATCACGGTTATCTGCAACAAATCGCGCAGGCCGCTGACCGCCTCGGTTTTACCGGCGTGCTGATCCCGACCGGCCGCTCTTGTGAGGACGCCTGGCTGGTGGCGGCATCGATGATCCCGGTGACCCAGCGGCTCAAATTTCTCGTTGCGCTGCGCCCGTCCGTCGTGTCGCCGACCGTGGCGGCGCGTCAGGCGGCAACGCTCGACCGCCTCTCCAACGGTCGCGCGCTGTTTAACCTCGTGACCGGCAGCGATCCGCAGGAGCTGGCAGGCGATGGCGTGTTCCTCGATCACACCGCCCGCTACGAGGCGTCAGCGGAATTTACCCGCGTCTGGCGCCGTCTGCTGGAGGGCGAAAAAGTCGATTTCGAGGGCAAGTATATTAAGGTGCGCGGCGCGCAACTGCTGTTCCCGCCGGTGCAGCAGCCGCGCCCGCCGCTCTATTTTGGCGGATCGTCGGACGTGGCGCAGGATCTCGCCGCCGAGCAGGTCGATCTCTATCTGACCTGGGGCGAGCCGCCGGAACTGGTGAAAGAGAAAATCGCCCAGGTACGCGCCAAAGCCGCGGCCCACGGGCGCACGGTGCGCTTTGGCATTCGCCTGCATGTGATTGTCCGTGAAACCAGTGACGAGGCGTGGCAGGCCGCCGACCGGCTGATCGCGCATCTTGACGACGAGACGATAGCCAAAGCGCAGGCGGCGTTCGCGCGTCAGGACTCGGTGGGCCAGCAGCGGATGGCCGCGCTACACGGCGGGCGGCGCGACCAGCTGGAAATTAGCCCCAACCTCTGGGCGGGCGTAGGGCTGGTGCGTGGCGGCGCCGGAACGGCGCTGGTAGGCGACGGCCCGACGGTCGCGGCGCGTATTAATGAATATGCGGCGCTCGGCATCGACAGCTTTATTCTTTCCGGTTATCCGCATCTGGAAGAGGCGTATCGGGTGGGCGAGCTGCTGTTCCCGCACCTCGATGTCGCCATTCCTGAAGTGCCGCAGCCGCGCGTGCTGGCAGCCCAGGGCGAGGCGGTGGCGAACGAATTTATTCCGCGCCGGGTGGCACAGAGTTAA
- the pncB gene encoding nicotinate phosphoribosyltransferase gives MTQYASPLLQTLLDTDAYKLHMQQAVFHHYYDVHVAAEFRCRGDDLLGIYAEAIREQVDAMQHLALSDAEFQWLSGLPFFKTDYLAWLKNFRYDPSQVQIRNDGGKLDIRLSGPWREVIMWEVPLLAVISELVHRYRSPQASVDQALAHLEVKLHDFRTMTDGLDLSAFRLMDFGTRRRFSREVQQAIVERLQQEPWFIGTSNYDLARRLSLTPMGTQAHEWFQAHQQISPDLANSQIAALQAWLDEYPDMLGIALTDCITMDAFLRDFGPAFAGRYQGLRHDSGDPVLWGEKAIAHYQQLGIDPLSKTLIFSDNLDFAKAIDLYRHFADRVKLGFGIGTRLTCDIPHVKPLNIVIKLVECNGRPVAKLSDSPGKTICHDKAFVRALRKAFDLPQVRKAS, from the coding sequence ATGACACAATACGCTTCCCCCCTATTGCAAACGCTGCTGGATACGGACGCCTATAAGCTGCATATGCAGCAGGCGGTTTTTCACCACTATTATGACGTGCATGTCGCAGCGGAATTTCGCTGCCGGGGTGACGATCTGCTGGGCATTTATGCCGAGGCGATCCGCGAACAGGTCGATGCCATGCAGCATCTGGCGCTTTCCGACGCGGAGTTTCAGTGGCTCTCCGGCCTGCCGTTTTTCAAAACGGACTATCTGGCGTGGCTGAAAAATTTCCGCTACGACCCCTCGCAGGTGCAAATTCGCAACGACGGCGGCAAGCTGGATATCCGCCTGAGCGGCCCGTGGCGCGAAGTCATTATGTGGGAAGTGCCGCTGCTGGCCGTGATAAGCGAACTGGTGCACCGCTACCGGTCGCCGCAAGCGAGCGTCGATCAGGCGCTGGCGCATCTCGAAGTAAAACTGCACGATTTCCGCACCATGACCGACGGGCTTGATCTCAGCGCCTTCCGCCTGATGGATTTCGGCACCCGTCGTCGCTTCTCACGCGAGGTGCAACAGGCGATTGTCGAGCGACTGCAGCAGGAGCCGTGGTTTATCGGCACCAGCAACTACGATCTCGCCCGCCGTCTCTCCCTGACCCCGATGGGCACCCAGGCGCACGAGTGGTTCCAGGCGCATCAGCAAATCAGCCCCGATCTGGCGAACAGTCAGATTGCCGCGCTACAGGCGTGGCTTGACGAATACCCGGATATGCTCGGTATCGCGCTGACTGACTGCATTACGATGGACGCGTTCCTGCGTGATTTCGGTCCTGCTTTCGCCGGGCGTTATCAGGGGCTGCGCCACGACTCCGGCGATCCGGTGCTGTGGGGCGAAAAAGCCATTGCCCATTACCAGCAGCTCGGCATCGACCCGCTCAGCAAAACGCTGATTTTTTCAGATAATCTCGATTTCGCGAAAGCCATTGACCTCTATCGCCACTTCGCTGACCGGGTGAAGCTCGGCTTTGGCATCGGCACCCGCCTGACCTGCGACATCCCGCACGTGAAGCCGCTGAATATCGTGATTAAGCTCGTGGAGTGTAATGGCCGCCCGGTCGCGAAGCTCTCCGACAGCCCCGGTAAAACCATCTGTCACGACAAGGCGTTCGTGCGCGCGCTGCGCAAAGCGTTCGACCTGCCGCAGGTGCGTAAAGCAAGCTGA
- the ompF gene encoding porin OmpF: MMKRNILAVVIPALLVAGAANAAEIYNKDGNKLDLYGKAVGRHVWTTTGDKSSNGDATYAQIGFKGETQINSDLTGFGQWEYRTKADRAEGEQQGGNTRLAFAGLKIGDAGAIDYGRNYGVVYDVESYTDMAPYFSGETWGGAYTDNYMTSRAGGLLTYRNTDFFGLVDGLSFGIQYQAKNESDHSINAQNGDGVGYTAAYEFGEGFGVSAAYSNSDRTNDQEERDGNGSRAEVWAVGAKYDANNIYLATVYSETRNMTIVDNSVTKTTEMANKTQNFEVVAQYQFDFGLRPAISYVQSKGKHLNGADSDADLAKYVQAGATYYFNKNMNVFFDYRFNLLDTNDYSSSYGIGTDDQAAVGLTYQF; the protein is encoded by the coding sequence ATGATGAAGCGCAATATCCTGGCAGTGGTTATCCCTGCCCTGCTGGTAGCCGGTGCAGCAAACGCTGCAGAAATCTATAACAAAGACGGCAACAAACTTGATCTTTACGGTAAGGCTGTAGGCCGCCACGTATGGACCACCACGGGTGATAAGTCTTCCAATGGCGACGCTACCTACGCACAGATTGGTTTCAAAGGGGAAACTCAGATTAATAGCGATCTGACCGGTTTCGGTCAGTGGGAATACCGTACTAAAGCAGACCGTGCTGAAGGCGAGCAGCAGGGTGGTAATACGCGTCTGGCATTCGCTGGCCTGAAAATTGGTGACGCTGGTGCGATTGACTACGGCCGTAACTATGGTGTGGTTTATGACGTCGAGTCTTACACCGATATGGCTCCTTACTTCTCCGGCGAAACCTGGGGCGGCGCTTATACTGATAACTATATGACCAGCCGTGCTGGTGGTCTGCTGACTTACCGCAACACCGATTTCTTCGGTCTTGTTGACGGCCTGTCATTCGGTATCCAATACCAGGCTAAAAATGAAAGCGACCACAGCATCAATGCCCAAAACGGCGACGGCGTAGGTTACACCGCTGCTTATGAATTTGGTGAAGGTTTTGGTGTGTCTGCGGCATACAGCAACTCTGACCGTACTAACGATCAGGAAGAGCGTGATGGTAATGGTTCACGTGCTGAAGTCTGGGCTGTAGGTGCTAAATATGATGCAAACAACATCTATCTGGCAACTGTCTATTCCGAAACCCGTAATATGACTATTGTTGACAACTCCGTAACTAAAACTACTGAGATGGCTAACAAAACCCAGAACTTTGAAGTTGTAGCTCAGTACCAGTTCGACTTCGGCCTGCGTCCGGCAATTTCCTATGTGCAGAGCAAAGGTAAACATCTGAATGGCGCAGACAGCGATGCTGATCTGGCTAAATATGTTCAGGCTGGCGCGACTTATTACTTCAACAAGAACATGAACGTGTTCTTCGATTACCGCTTCAACCTGCTTGATACCAATGATTACAGCTCCTCTTACGGTATCGGTACTGACGACCAGGCTGCTGTTGGTCTGACCTATCAGTTCTAA
- the ssuB gene encoding aliphatic sulfonates ABC transporter ATP-binding protein — protein MTTARLNQGTPLLLEGVTKRYGAKTILNALELHIPAGQFVAVVGRSGGGKSTLLRLLAGLEAPNGGALRAGNAPLSDAQDDTRMMFQDARLLPWKTVLDNVGLGLKGNWQPAARRVLDEVGLADRAGDWPAALSGGQKQRVALARALIHRPGLLLLDEPLGALDALTRLEMQDLIVSLWREHGFTVLLVTHDVSEAVAMAERVLLIEEGKIGLDLAVDIPHPRRHGTPRLAELEAEVLNRVMRKTPAPVRAVKAG, from the coding sequence ATGACGACCGCACGACTCAATCAGGGCACGCCGTTGTTGCTGGAAGGTGTGACCAAACGCTACGGCGCGAAAACCATCCTGAACGCGCTTGAGCTGCATATTCCCGCCGGGCAGTTCGTGGCGGTAGTCGGGCGCAGCGGCGGCGGCAAGAGCACACTGCTGCGCCTGCTCGCCGGGCTCGAAGCCCCAAACGGCGGGGCGCTGCGCGCGGGTAACGCGCCGCTTTCTGACGCCCAGGACGACACGCGAATGATGTTTCAGGATGCGCGCCTGCTGCCGTGGAAAACGGTGCTGGATAACGTCGGGCTGGGGCTGAAGGGCAACTGGCAGCCCGCGGCGCGTCGGGTGCTGGACGAAGTGGGGCTTGCCGACCGCGCAGGCGACTGGCCTGCTGCGCTGTCGGGCGGACAAAAGCAGCGCGTGGCGCTGGCGCGCGCGTTAATTCATCGCCCCGGCCTGCTGTTGCTCGACGAGCCGCTCGGCGCGCTGGACGCGCTTACGCGCCTTGAGATGCAGGACTTGATTGTATCGCTATGGCGCGAACACGGGTTTACGGTGCTCCTCGTGACGCACGACGTGAGCGAGGCGGTGGCGATGGCAGAGCGGGTGTTGTTGATCGAAGAAGGTAAAATCGGGCTTGACCTGGCGGTGGATATACCGCACCCGCGCCGCCACGGTACGCCGCGTCTCGCGGAGCTGGAGGCCGAGGTGTTGAACCGGGTGATGCGCAAAACGCCCGCGCCCGTGCGGGCAGTGAAGGCGGGTTGA
- the asnS gene encoding asparagine--tRNA ligase, with the protein MSVVPVADVLQGRVAVDSEVTVRGWVRTRRDSKAGISFLAVYDGSCFDPIQAVINNSLPNYNEEVLHLTTGCSVIVTGKVVESPGEGQSFELQATQVEVTGWVDDPDTYPMAAKRHSIEYLREVAHLRPRTNLIGAVARVRHTLAQALHRFFHEQGFFWVSTPLITASDTEGAGEMFRVSTLDLENLPRDGQGKIDFDKDFFGKEAFLTVSGQLNGETYACALSKIYTFGPTFRAENSNTSRHLAEFWMLEPEVAFANLNDVAGLAEAMLKYVFKAVLDERLDDMKFFAERVDKEAIDRLERFISADFAQVDYTDAVAILEKCGEKFENPVYWGVDLASEHERYLAEKHFKAPVVVKNYPKEIKAFYMRLNEDGKTVAAMDVLAPGIGEIIGGSQREERLDVLDARMEEMGLNKEDYWWYRDLRRYGTVPHAGFGLGFERLIAYVTGVQNVRDVIPFPRTPRNANF; encoded by the coding sequence ATGAGCGTTGTGCCTGTAGCCGACGTACTCCAGGGCCGCGTTGCCGTTGACAGTGAAGTCACCGTGCGCGGGTGGGTGCGTACCCGAAGAGATTCAAAAGCTGGCATCTCCTTCCTCGCCGTTTATGACGGTTCCTGCTTTGATCCGATACAGGCTGTCATTAATAATTCTCTGCCCAATTATAATGAAGAGGTGCTGCACCTCACGACGGGCTGCTCGGTTATCGTCACCGGCAAGGTGGTCGAATCCCCGGGCGAAGGCCAGAGCTTCGAGTTGCAGGCAACCCAGGTTGAAGTCACCGGCTGGGTCGACGATCCGGACACCTATCCGATGGCGGCTAAGCGCCATAGCATCGAGTATCTGCGTGAAGTGGCGCATCTGCGTCCGCGCACCAACCTTATCGGCGCGGTAGCCCGCGTGCGTCATACGCTGGCGCAGGCGCTGCACCGTTTCTTCCACGAGCAGGGCTTTTTCTGGGTCTCCACCCCGCTGATTACCGCCTCTGATACCGAAGGCGCGGGCGAAATGTTCCGCGTCTCGACGCTGGATCTGGAAAACCTGCCGCGCGATGGCCAGGGCAAAATCGATTTCGATAAAGACTTTTTCGGCAAAGAAGCATTCCTGACCGTTTCCGGCCAGTTGAACGGCGAAACCTACGCCTGCGCACTGTCGAAGATCTACACCTTCGGGCCGACGTTCCGTGCGGAAAACTCCAACACCAGCCGTCACCTGGCGGAGTTCTGGATGCTGGAGCCGGAAGTGGCGTTCGCCAATCTGAACGATGTGGCGGGTCTTGCTGAAGCCATGCTGAAATATGTCTTCAAAGCGGTGCTCGATGAACGCCTGGACGACATGAAGTTCTTCGCCGAGCGCGTGGATAAAGAAGCGATCGATCGCCTGGAGCGTTTCATTTCTGCCGACTTCGCGCAGGTGGATTACACCGATGCGGTCGCCATTCTTGAGAAGTGCGGCGAGAAGTTCGAAAACCCGGTCTACTGGGGCGTGGATCTGGCGTCCGAGCATGAGCGTTATCTCGCCGAGAAACACTTTAAGGCCCCGGTCGTGGTGAAAAACTACCCGAAAGAGATTAAAGCCTTCTATATGCGCCTTAACGAAGATGGCAAAACCGTGGCGGCGATGGACGTGCTCGCGCCGGGCATCGGTGAAATCATTGGCGGCTCCCAGCGTGAAGAGCGTCTCGACGTGCTGGACGCCCGTATGGAAGAGATGGGCCTTAATAAAGAAGACTACTGGTGGTATCGCGATCTGCGCCGTTACGGCACCGTACCGCATGCCGGCTTTGGTCTCGGCTTTGAACGTCTGATCGCCTATGTGACCGGCGTTCAGAACGTGCGTGATGTGATTCCCTTCCCGCGCACCCCGCGCAACGCGAATTTCTAA